Below is a genomic region from Trichoderma asperellum chromosome 2, complete sequence.
TGGTATGTAGAAATGAGCACCCCCCAACGGAGTCGTTGTATTGAGAGTGAGCGAAGATGTTGTGAATGCTGCTGTTAATGCCGGGCTGAGGCGCAAgtctataaatactattcaGAATCCCATGGTTGCTGGTGTTTGAGCCCAGCCTGCCCGCAAACACCCGCTTAGAAATATGCGCCGCAGGAAAACTCATTGTCGATTGCAATCTACTGGACGTTCTGGAAACAAGGTTATTTCTAATTGGGTGATATATAATGCGACGAGCTCAGCAAGCTCCATCATTATACATGCGCTGATCTCATAATGCAAATGGGCACAGCTAGTGCTCTTTCAGGCAATTTCTGCAGCAACCCTTCCAACCTTGGACAAGACCACTAACGCGGTTACAAATCCGTCCGCTATTGAATAGGGCATTTGTAAGGCCACCAGCAGCCGAAAGGCTGAATGATAACGCAGCTATAGTACCTGTAACCGTATTGTGttctattctttctttgggATGCCTTAGTAGGTTGCTCAATTACGCCGCAGCTTATTAAGCCACCACTGTAGAGAATCCAGGCCTAGAGGCCGTAAAGGAAAAATGTTAGAAGCCATAGACAAAATCCCCGCTACCCAGTTATCAAACTATTTTCTCGGCTGCTTAGGACGGTGAGCTCGAGTGGAAGAGTGGAGGAGCATGTTACATGACGTGATTATCAGACTTGCTATCAGACAAAAGTATTAGTCACAAAAgcacatgcatgtatgcagATTAGTCCCGGCCGGATACCCATTAGCTGTGCCTATATAGTAGATTTGCTGGTAAAGCAATTAACACTCCTGGCTTCTCTCGACTAGGTAGGTAACCATAGCTATAAGTACATATCACATAGCAGTTTCTAGCATCAAAGATGCTTTTACAAATCTCATATTCGTTCGGGGCTAATATCTCATCAACGATTATGAGTATCCAACAATTCTGTCTCATTTCCTATCGTGCCACCTTTTACTACAAGAGCCGCGAATAAAATGCTTCTTTTTGACACTTACTACCCGTTATAGACCAAACTACTATGCTATGTTTAAATAGGCAGCGAAGATAGTAATTTGGACCTTCGATGGCTTATTCTGATGGCTTTTTCCTTGAGGAATCACATCCTATGTCTGCTGATACGCACACTGGACAAAATCATTCTCATTTTTATGGGAATGCGCAACCATTCCGCAGAATCTGTATCACGATAGTTAGCTGGTATTCTATCTTAAAGGGTTGCATTTGGACTTACATGGCCTCAGTTTGTGGGTCGTTGTATGCAAGAATGAGTCTGTATGCCCCTGGAGTGCCCCCTGTATAGCCATACGGTACTCTGGCATGCACTGGATGCTCCAAAAGGGTACGATTTTTGCAAGGTGCTGAGAATGAGAAGCCCTCACGATTTGCGAAGCGTGTGGGATAGAGTTTCCCGTTTGGGGCCTCTATTTTTAATtgaaattaatatattagtgtATAAAATGAGACGGAATAGAGTCAAATGAAGTAAAAACACTGGGTCAATGCCACACATACTCGCATAAGTGCCATTAAGCATATAGCCTTCTGCTATAGCTGAGCCATCCTTAATTGCAGTAATGGAAAAGTCAGTAGTGTTACCAGCTAATTATTGCGGTTAGCGAAGTCTTGCTTGTGGGCAGGCGATAGTTACTAATGCATCTGAAACGTCCTTTAGCTGGGATATTTTGAACATTTTCAGCAGCATAGCTTGTTCCAGCCGCTAAGATAAATACCAATAGGGATTTCATAATGGGTATTTGGGGATGAGGCGTGTTTGGAATGATTCTTGAAAGGAATATAATGGAGATTAATAGCTGGCGACTTGTATGTAGAGATCAAGTGCATACGCCGGTTCCGAGCGGGGATCAAAGAGAATTTATACCTGGTTGCTATCTAACAAATTCTGTAAAGCTTGATGTCAGGCTACACGTACGCGACTACAGAGACATGGCATGCAAGTAACAGATCATTATCGACGAAAATACATGGAGCACACGATAAGCAGGGAttgatctctctctcttgtttgGCCATTTATCTGCATAGTGGCACCGGCAGATACgagctctcttctttctctgaATGGAGCTACAATATCTATAGTAGCATCTGGTTATCACCACCAGTCACACAAGACAAACTTTCACATATTTGTAACATCATCAACTAAGAGATGTAACCCAAGACAGACgcatattaaaattactcaGAGTCAGAGCCTATCAGAATCTAACACTTGTAAGACGCGGCCAAGTCTCGAGGCCGTAGTATCCCACACCGCTAACTGTCTCATATTTCTCTCTTAGATAGCTCTATAGCTATGTTGTATCTTATTGGCTGATGTCTCACACTTTAAACCTCACACAATTTATATTCTTATTACATACTTGGAGATGACTCTCAAACGCGCGCAACGAGTCCAGTCTTGACATCATACAGGTAACCTTTTATGCACTCCTTCAAGTCGCGGCGAATGACTTTGGATTCCCTCAATAACTTGACATCATCATGAACTCTTTGTTCCAGACTGACTCAGTTAGCTACTTGTTCTGTGTTGAAATAGGATAGGATAGCTCACTCTACAATAACTGGAAGCACCAAACCGTTTGTATCTTTGATGGAAACTCCCTCTTCCTTCAAAATGTGGCTCTGGATCTTTTCTGCTGTCAAATAAGTAGCTCCGCAGTCTATTTcatggaagaaagagaattatTAGTTAGAATTTGGCGTGATGTCTGTCTTATAGCATACCGGTATGATGAATGATCATGACTTCTCTAAAACCACCAACAAAGCAGTCCATTGAAGCGACTTGAGCGATGAGTGGGGCAACCCTGCCTCCTCCAACTCGAAAAATAATGGCTTCTAAGCGAATATTAACGGTCGGCAACTCAGAAGCGAATTAGATATTAACAGTACCTCCAGGCTTCAGGCATAAAAACTCTTCTGGTTTGCACCTTGGGTCGAGACAGGTTACTATACTCCAAATGAGTAAACGGTGCCCCTGTAAAGATGATTCATTCTTCTCTGTATAACGCACTTATGAGGACAGAGGGCAATTTTCGGCTCATGCTTTCAGAAAAGAACTTGTACGGCCTGTGAGACGTAGCAAAATTCCTACAGCCAGATTGCGGTGAGCAGATACCCACATACACGGAGACGAGAAGCGTTCATACTTGTTACGTTCAAGCATTTCATCAACTAGAGACGCTGTCATTGTCAAAGCTTATCAGAATACAAGAGGGTTAATTGATTGTTTCGGATCACTGATAATGCTACAAATTGCAACGTCCCATTGTTCGATCATGCCCTTATATAACTCGCACATAGCTATTTCATGCCGCGATAAAAGGTGATTCCGATTATCTCATCAACTCATTTCTACGGACATAATTTTGATTGCCGATATTTGTAGTCCAATATGATTCCAAACAATTCTTGAAGTCTCAGTGCCGTGGTGGCATCGGCAATCAACGCAACCAAGTTTCAGCACATTCTGAAGCTTCAAGTACAAGCCAGCTATCAGCCCTAGCCGAATGAGGAAACTGGTGCCCTGGCTGTTATTATCAACACCTTGGTATAGTTTGGCATTGTGAAGTTCCTCTTAAGAAGATTATCCACCTCTGGGTGCGTTTGGAGCTACAATATTTGGCTTTTGGGGAAACTGATGTTGTGAATTGAGGTTGCGAAAGACAGCATCCCGTTAATGAGCTCCGAATTGCAACAGAGCAATTCAGCGTATCTCAATAAGGCGAGAAAATAATAGTGGCATCCAGCAAGCGAATATCGGTAGAATTTTCAATAGTATATATGAGCTATAAACTTATAGTGCAAGCTCGAGGTTTACTTACAATCTGCCTACAAAAACATAAAGGAAAATACAATCAAGAGCCAAGAGTCACAACAAGTATTTTGGATAGTAGGTCATACACAGTTATATCCGAATACTAATCTCTAGATGAATAGTATGTTCTTTACATCACTATTGCCTTTCAAGTTTATGGATCCCTAGTGGTCTACAAATTGATTACCCGAACATCTGATCGGATAGCCTACCGGATGCAGCGCGATGATTCGCCAATACTTAAACTCATGGCGTTTCCAGTTTATGCAATGAGcattagtatatataaatgaTTAGTGGGCACTTAATTAGCAGAGTTAAGAGTCAAACCTTTTGTTAGAGATACCCTCAGCATCCATTCGTCTATGCACCGCGCTTTTGAAGTAGATAAGAGCATCTGCTCTGCATATCTGCATACCCCTATGCCACAGGCTTTCGGAATAAGGCTTTGGCTGGATCCCACCCTAATAACGCATCTCTATCCGACAGCATTCAATGCAGGGTTGGTGTTCGTGCAACGACAAATCCGCTAGAGGCGGGTTAGAGCTCCATTTGATCCAAAGCACCACTTGCTCCGATCACCGGCGCTGTTCAGAGATGGCAGAGGGGTTTCCACACTCCAAAGTACATGTGGACTATAAGAAGAAGTGCCTGCTTCCGCTGGACATCCATTCACTCATCAGGTAGTAGATTCTAAGCTAGATCTTCAACAAATAGAGAGTAGATGCACAGATGCGCAGTTATCTATAAATAACAAGGGCTCAGCTACCTTGCTTAAATTGACCACAGCTAGATTGTCTCAACAATAAATATCTTCCAAGCTGATGACCCAACAAGGAAGCGCTGCTGTAGTTGACCTACGTGTACGTCTATCGTTCAGTCCTATCGACATCCGAACTAAAGCGAAGTTTTAATGGCGGAGCGTTCCAGGTGTACGTCATACAAGAAGCAAACTCTTTCCAATCCAGCTTAGAGTGAGTTCACTATAGATATCCTAACTATGTAAAATAAATGTGGGCGAGTAGATACATGCAATTAATGGGCAGGAAGTTGATGCGCCATGCTATATTCACGCTAGATGGCATCAGATCGTCGCCAGATTTTCCtcatataagtaaaatttagTCGTCCGCTAAGCATCAAATAAGATATCCGACGTGGTGTAGTGGCTAGCATACCGCGCTTTCATTAGTGAAAGTCCCGCGGCGATCCGGGTTCGACTCCCGGCGCCGGAattgaattttctttttttgttttatttctatttgaTGCTTTCTTATTATCTTGCTATTTATTCGTCAGTCTCATGGAATCTACGTAGAATAGGCCAGCCGGTAGTTATAAAGAGATCGATCAATTACGTTTTGAGGTGGTGGCAAGGTGACTGTGTTGAGGCGGCAACATCGGGCTGAGAGCTCCAAGAGCTGCGAGcatgaaaaaggaaaaacgtGTATATGAGCATTTATACGGCTAATGTTGTATTTATAATGCTCATAAAAGTTAGATACAGAAGGTAAATGGGCCATGTTAGTAGTTGGGTAGCGATGCGGGGGCCAATATATTAGCGGATAGGTTATATAGGTCaaactacatgtatctaGATATGAGAAGACATCTGCGTGTTACTTAGTAAACATTATAGAGGCCTCATCTAAACAACTGCGAGATTCTCTACGCCTTGTGTGAATTATAGCCGTTTTCAATTGAATCGGAGCCTTGCCACGTGTTGATGCTTGGTAGAGTCCACGCCTTGGAGAAGTAGGTTGGCCTCATCGCAGTCATCCTCATGAGACCGGTTTCTCACTTTGCGGTAGCATAACTTGGGATTTCAACTGTATAATCAGTTGGAAGAAAGGGTAAAAGAGGAGAGATACGAGGAATTGACTTACCGGTCTTGTGCCTTGAGTTTTCCTTGGCATTGCATTGGCAGTTTGAGGGAATGTTTCGTGTGTAAGTGAGTAAATCTACATGACCTGTCGCTCGTAGCGGGGAAGCTTCTTCGAGGCGTGATTTATTGTAGAcgaagtacggagtactactgCTGTATATTGTAGTGCTAGGGTATATCGAAGTAGTACTTGCTATGccaggtactactactacatacctagtaggtacaCACTAAAGCATCGAATGAACCGGCAGTTTTCCAGGCCCAAGCAAGCCAAAGGGTAATGCAGTGCTGGGGTGACGTTGAGACTGGACGACAACACCCAACACACGATCATTGCCGTCGCCTCCTTCACATTCAGCCAAGCTCTTATTGATCGGCAGGCGACGTGAGACTTGGAGCACGAATCAACAGCGCATCATGAATGCTCGGATAGCCTGATGCATGCATCATGAGTTGGCGCCAAGTGGAGATGCACTCGAGGCTGATCCGTCACATCGGCCAGGAACTAACCAGATTCACGAAGCACATTTACTTGCTACATGTATACAGTAGAACGTGAGGCCAAAGACGGCCCTTGGGCGGCTATGAGTGGCTCCATGCAGATACGCAGATGGCGTACGAGTAGCCGTAGTAGGTAGCACAGGGTATATAGCAAGGCAGAAACATTGAAAACGGGCGAATCTGCCTGAGCTGGGCGGGTGCGTGACAATGACTCTTCTGGCGATGTGGGAGGCCAGCGGAGAGCAAGGGTGGGAGAAAGCCCAGTTTGTTTGGCTGGCG
It encodes:
- a CDS encoding uncharacterized protein (EggNog:ENOG41~SECRETED:SignalP(1-16)), with protein sequence MKSLLVFILAAGTSYAAENVQNIPAKGRFRCITGNTTDFSITAIKDGSAIAEGYMLNGTYAKAPNGKLYPTRFANREGFSFSAPCKNRTLLEHPVHARVPYGYTGGTPGAYRLILAYNDPQTEAIFCGMVAHSHKNENDFVQCAYQQT
- a CDS encoding uncharacterized protein (EggNog:ENOG41), yielding MDCFVGGFREVMIIHHTDCGATYLTAEKIQSHILKEEGVSIKDTNGLVLPVIVDLEQRVHDDVKLLRESKVIRRDLKECIKGYLYDVKTGLVARV